From the genome of Vitis riparia cultivar Riparia Gloire de Montpellier isolate 1030 chromosome 2, EGFV_Vit.rip_1.0, whole genome shotgun sequence, one region includes:
- the LOC117929064 gene encoding uncharacterized protein LOC117929064: MGEGSKENRSRVIADRLKNTKHAEYMLIPYNPDFHWVLVALEMKKMIAYYLDPMGCQPCDDLKDIVNMAMRINPPEKQKTSKREPTWVKVVVSTYLFRLKYIASPLNL; this comes from the exons ATGGGAgagggaagcaaggaaaacaggTCAAGGGTTATTGCAGATCGACTAAAGAATACAAAGCATGCTGAATATATGCTTATTCCATACAACCCAGA tttCCATTGGGTGTTAGTGGCATTggagatgaagaaaatgattgCATATTACCTTGATCCAATGGGCTGTCAACCATGTGATGATCTTAAGGACATAGTTAACAT GGCAATGAGAATCAACCCACcggaaaaacagaaaacatcaAAGAGGGAGCCAACTTGGGTGAAAGTGGTTGTAAGTACTTATTTGtttagattaaaatatattgctTCACCACTTAATTTAtga